A region from the Mangifera indica cultivar Alphonso unplaced genomic scaffold, CATAS_Mindica_2.1 Un_0088, whole genome shotgun sequence genome encodes:
- the LOC123207590 gene encoding protein IRX15-LIKE-like, whose protein sequence is MKNNNSNTKLILLHPYIQKQGTSNRLWLLAFVSFFTIAFLLTLIYTRESISLKTTTTATTMVAKNSLVSSTFGNTPLPTTVINTLLHYASRSNNSFRMSHAELKPISDALRKCSSPCNFLVFGLTQETLLWKALNHNGRTVFIDENRYYAAYFEELHPEIDVFDVQYTTKISETKELIASVKEQVRNECRPVQNLLFSECKLGLNDLPNHVYEVDWDVILIDGPRGEGPGGPGRMSPIFTAGVLARSKKSGNPKTHIFVHDYYRKVERLCGDEFLCRENLVEHYETLAHFVLEKMDENSFEFCRHNNTASSSSRAPSS, encoded by the coding sequence atgaagaacaatAACAGCAACACAAAGCTGATTCTTCTCCACCCTTACATCCAAAAACAAGGAACCTCTAATCGTCTATGGCTGCTTGCTTTTGTATCATTCTTCACCATTGCTTTTCTTCTCACTCTTATTTACACAAGAGAGTCAATTTCTCTTAAGACAACCACCACTGCAACTACCATGGTGGCCAAAAACTCTTTAGTTTCTTCTACTTTTGGCAATACGCCATTGCCCACAACTGTCATCAACACTCTTCTCCATTATGCATCGAGATCAAACAATTCTTTCCGCATGTCGCACGCTGAGCTCAAACCCATCTCTGATGCGCTCCGAAAGTGCTCATCTCCCTGTAACTTTCTCGTTTTTGGCCTCACTCAAGAAACCCTTCTGTGGAAGGCGCTGAATCACAATGGCCGCACAGTTTTCATCGACGAGAACCGCTACTACGCTGCCTACTTTGAAGAGTTGCATCCCGAGATTGATGTTTTCGATGTCCAATACACCACCAAGATAAGTGAAACAAAAGAGCTCATCGCCTCGGTGAAGGAACAAGTGCGAAATGAATGCAGGCCGGTGCAAAATCTGTTGTTCTCAGAGTGCAAACTTGGGCTCAATGATTTGCCTAACCATGTTTATGAGGTTGATTGGGATGTGATATTGATCGACGGGCCAAGAGGAGAAGGGCCGGGAGGGCCCGGAAGGATGTCGCCGATCTTCACGGCCGGAGTCCTTGCGAGGAGCAAGAAGAGTGGGAATCCAAAGACGCATATTTTTGTCCATGATTATTACAGGAAGGTGGAGAGATTGTGTGGTGATGAGTTTTTGTGCAGAGAAAATCTGGTTGAACATTATGAAACACTGGCTCATTTTGTGCTGGAGAAGATGGATGAGAACAGTTTTGAGTTCTGCCGCCATAATAATACTGCATCTTCATCATCTCGAGCTCCATCCTCTTAG
- the LOC123207592 gene encoding pyrophosphate--fructose 6-phosphate 1-phosphotransferase subunit beta 1-like: protein MIVSSIYLYRVVEYDGLYFQFQQAEETAVIIGGDDSNMNACLLAENFRGKNLKIRVIGCPKTIDGDLKCKEIPTSFGFDTACRIYAEMIGNVMIDAGQLENIIILTGCATSHITLECALQTQPNITIIGEEFFLCLVYFFLQVAAKKQILKNVRDYIVDIICKRAELGYNYGVILISEGLNDFIPEVQQLIVELNDVLAREVFDENGQWKKKLTGQSAQLFAFLPQAIQEQLMLERDSHGNVQVAKIETEKMLMEMVDTELGKRKKEGAYKGKFKGQSHFFGYEGRCGLPTNFDASYRYALGYAARALFHSRKTGLISLFGNLSAPVDQWTVGGTALTSLMDVEKRHGAPFKKFASLRDEWALKNHYLSPGPIQFCGQTATAVNRTLLLEIGAKV, encoded by the exons ATGATTGTTTCCagtatttatttgtatagagTGGTGGAGTATGATGGGCTTTATTTTCAGTTTCAACAAGCTGAAGAAACAGCTGTGATTATTGGTGGCGATGACTCAAACATGAATGCTTGCCTCCTTGCTGAAAACTTCAG GggtaaaaatcttaaaattcgGGTGATCGGCTGTCCAAAAACCATTGATGGTGACTTGAAGTGCAAAGAGATTCCCACAAGCTTTGGATTTGATACAGCGTGCAGG ATATATGCTGAAATGATTGGAAATGTTATGATAGATGCCGGTCAACTGGAAAATATTATCATT CTTACGGGGTGTGCCACTTCACATATTACTCTTGAGTGTGCATTGCAAACTCAACCAAACATTACCATTATTGGAGAAGAG ttctTCCTTTGCCTAGTATATTTTTTTCTGCAGGTTGCTGCCAAGAAGCAAATACTGAAAAATGTCAGAGACTACATTGTAGATATAATCTGTAAACGTGCTGAACTTGGTTACAACTATGGTGTCATACTTATTTCAGAAGGTCTAAATGATTTTATTCCTGAG GTGCAGCAGCTTATTGTAGAATTAAATGATGTTCTAGCCCGTGAAGTTTTTGATGAAAATGGGCAATGGAAAAAGAAACTCACTGGTCAGTCTGCACAGCTTTTTGCGTTTTTACCTCAAGCTATTCAAGAACAATTGATGCTTGAAAGAGATTCCCATGGAAATGTCCAG GTTGCTAAGATAGAGACAGAAAAAATGCTGATGGAAATGGTTGACACTGAGTTGGGGAAGAGGAAGAAGGAAGGTGCGTACAAAGGGAAATTTAAAGGGCAGTCCCACTTTTTCGG ATATGAAGGAAGATGTGGTTTGCCAACAAATTTTGATGCTTCCTACCGTTATGCACTGGGTTATGCTGCCAGAGCTCTTTTTCATAGCAGGAAAACTGGCTTGATATCATTG TTTGGAAATTTGAGTGCTCCAGTTGATCAATGGACTGTAGGTGGAACTGCTCTGACCTCCTTAATGGATGTGGAGAAGAGACATG gtgctccatttaaaaaatttgcatCCTTGCGGGACGAGTGGGCGCTCAAAAATCACTACCTTAGTCCTG GTCCTATCCAATTTTGCGGTCAAACAGCCACTGCCGTTAATCGTACACTGCTCTTGGAGATTGGTGCTAAAGTTTAA